The Humulus lupulus chromosome 7, drHumLupu1.1, whole genome shotgun sequence region GTACCGGAAACTTCaacgaatatatgcatggcatatatcaaaatgatcccatCAATGAGTACATCATGGAAGTACAACTCCTTTGCCCAAATGACCTCCGGTGCCGTCgaaaaatgcttccaaaggggcaaaaatacccaaaatctcaCCGGGGAAAAACGGTGAGTTGACTTAAATGGCTTAGTGGGTGACGTTCCTCTCTTCACGCTGGTTCCAATGGTACCGACCATTCGCCGAGTGGTAGACGGAGCTACCCAGAAAATGCATTCAAAGTTTAACGATGAAACTTCGAAGTTTTCTTCTAGGCTCGTCTCCACTCCGTTGGCCACCAAACTTTAGGGATGAGTTTGTTGCCAACCACTAACGGTTCAGCCTCGGCGCATGGCGGCAACGACAACTTCGGCAGTGGCTGCCTGGTACCTTGTCGTGGTTTGTTGCAGAAATAAAAACAAGGAAagagaagaagacgaagaagaagtagaagaagaaaaaggaaaaaaacaatctgattatataattttttttataaaaagtgggtcccaccacatatatataatttaataattttttttttccttctctttttgaCTTTTCAATCTGAAAGGTCCTCAGATTTCACATTCTTCCCttcttaaagaaatttcgtcccgaaattttcAAAGTACAAGCTCAAgctgaaaattaaacaaatgaggatacttcTCATACATCTTCGACTTTGACTCCCAAGTAGCCTCGTCTTCCCTATGGTTctgccataagaccttgactatggGAATCTCTCTATTCCTTAGCACCTTTAACTCTCTCACCAAGATTCTGATAGGTTGTTCTTCACATGTCACGTCCTCTTGAAGAGGGATAGCCTCATACTCAATGATGTCCGATGGGTCTGGAGTATACTTACTCATCATCGacacatggaacacattgtgaccaTGCCCCAACTGCGCTGGTAAGTTCAATCAATAAGCGACCTCCCCAACCCTctcgataacctcgaaaggtccaataGTCCTCGGGGCTAGCTTACCCTTCACTCCACATCTCATCACACTACGCATGGGAGTAACTTTCAAGAAGACATAGTCACCAACCTCAAACTCAACTTCTCGGCAGTGGAGATTGGCATTACTCTTCTGACGACTTTGAACAACCATAAGTCTCTCTTAGATGTCTTTGATCTTCTCAGTGGTACTAGCGATAATTTGGGGTCCAATTGCGACATGCTAGTCTGGTTCTGCCCAACATAAGGGTGATCTGCATGGTCTCCCATATAAGGCCTCGTAAGGAGTCATGCCTATGTTGGTCGTGTAACTATTATTATAAGTGAATTCCACCAATGACAAGTGTTCTCCCCAGTTACatccaaaatccaaaatacaagaacgaagcatgtcctccaaGGTTTGGgtagtcctcttagactgtccatcttcTGAGGGTGGTGAGCGGTGCTCAAGTTAAGTTCAGTTCCTAAAGCTTTTTGCAATgatccccaaaatcttgatgtaaatcgAGGATCTCTATCAGAAACAATGCTGGAAGGCAACCCATGCAGTCAAAGTATTTTACCCACATAAAGTCGAGCTAGTCTAGAAACCTTATAATCCTTCCTAATTGGAATGAAATGAGCAGATTTGGTCAAACAATCGACAATCACCCGGACAGTGTCATGctttaatggtgttaatggtaatcttatcacaaagtccatcgtgatcTTATCCcacacttccattctggtataggtaaaggttgaagcaacactgaaggtctctggtgctcagccttaaccttcTTAGCTACAAAGCTAGTCATATCTCTCTTCATACCTTCCCACCAGAATTGtcttttcaagtcttggtacatctttgtactTCCAGGATGTACAGTAAATTTAGACCTAGGAGCCTCGATCATAACTGACTCTAAGATCAAGGATATTTGCAATGACCAATCTTCCCTTATGGTATAAGAATCCTTCGATATTTACTGTTCATCCATCTAACTGGTCACCGTTTCAGATTCAATTCCAGATAAGTCTCAATTTCTCATATTGCCACTGACATTGCTTAACTTTCTAGTAGCACTGGTGTAACTACTACGTTTGAAACACAAACAATATATTTTCCTTCATAGTACTCTAATTCATAATCACCCATCATGATCGTTCTTTTCCAATCCTCGAGAGCCAAACAAGCCAAAGTGCCATGAGGTTTTCTATTTAATGCATCAACGACCACATTTGCTTTTCCAGGATGATATTGCAAAGTGAAATCATAATCTTCCATGTACTCGACCCATCTTCTTTGCCTCAAAGTCAAGTCTCTTTGAGTAAAgagatactttaaactcttatgatcggaaTATAATTCAAACTTTTCCCCATATAAGTAACATCTCCAAAATTTCAAGGCAAAAATCACTGTTGCAAGTTCCAAGTCTTGTGTAGGGTAATTCTTCTCATGTGGCTTCAATTGGCGTGAAGCATAGGCAACAACCTTGCCATTTTGCATGAGATCTCCTCCTAAACCAGTACCAGAAGCATCAGTGAATACCACATACGGTTCATCACTATTAGGCACAGTGAGAACAGTCGTCGTAGTCAATCTTTGCTTAAGTCCTCTGAAAGCTTCTTCGCAACTGTCATCCCACACgaactttaaatcctttcttgttAGCTTTGTCAAAGGAGTAGCAATTTGAGAAAAATTCTCCACAAAGCAACGATAGTAACctactaacccaagaaaacttcgaaTCTTAGTAACGTTCTTTGGTCTTTCCCATTGCAATATAAATTCTATCTTCGCAAGAATCCACAGTAATGCCTTATTGAGATATTAAATTCCCTAAGAATTTGACCTCAGTCATCCAGAAGtaacatttttttctttcttagcatataattgatggtCCCTCAAAGTTTGCAACACAATTGATAAGTGTTCAGCATGGTCCTTAGGTGTCTTGGAATACACCAAACGGTCATAAATAAAAATTACCACAAACCTATCCAAATAGGGTCTAAAGATTCTATTAATTAGGTCCATAAATGATGCAGGTACATTcgtcaatccaaatggcatcaccaaaaactcaagtGTCCATAACGTATTCTGAAAGCAgttttaggaatatcctcttccttaatcctcaattgatgatagcTTGACCTCAAATCAATCTTGGAAAAACATTTTGAACCTATGAGCTAATCAAACAACTCATATATCCTTGGCAagtgatacttgttcttaattgtcatctgATTCAATTTCTTATGATCGACCCACAATCGCAAGGATCCATCAGCTTTCTtggcaaacaaaactggagctccCCGCAGGGGAGTACTATTCCTGATGTACCATTATCCATTAGCTCACCCAATTGCTTTTCCAATTCTGCCAACTCTGCAGGTGCCATGCGATAAGATGCAATAGAAACTAGTTGAGTCCCGGGAATCAGATCAATGCAAAACTCGATCTCTCTATCACGTGGTAGTCCttgcaaatcctcaggaaacacatctggaAGGCCACTAACCACTGACATCCAAGGAAACTTGTCTAGAGGCCTAGACTCGTGCTCAATTGCAAATAGACCCCCGATACACTCTAAGTTTCTTTCCCCACCTAATCATGCCTTAAGAATAAGATTCTACCTTACTGCATTCATGTTGGCTCAAAATACAATGAAATCTCCACTTGGAGTTAAAAGAGTCACTATTTTGCGTGAGCATTCCACAATGGCTTGGTAATTagacaaccaatccatgccaagaatcACATCAAATTGACCCATAGGTAACACCATCAAGTTTCCTAATAacttatgcccttcaaacacaatacaAACTGATTTGCAGATGGTTGAAACTCCACCATGCCCTCCCATAGGTACACTCAACTGCAACGTaggactaaaagtttcccaaCTCAAACCCAACATGCTAGCAAACATTCATGATATATAAGAATATGATGCACcagtatcaaataatacatgagccTAGGAGTGTGAGATAAGAACCATACCATCCACAACTCCTTGGCATGTTCCTCCTTGCACATCATCACCATCAAGAGCATAAGCTTGACCAAAGGCTTTACCTTCTTCTTGGTCAGATTTCTTTTCCCAACCTTTTTCCTTATAATTAACTTTAGTTCACAAGGCTAACATCATACCCTCGTTCATGTCTGTAAAGGTTAGGTTAATGATTTCATCAAGTGTTGTAGTCCTCAATCGAGTCATGAACTTTTCAATCAAAAGAGACTGGTCAACGATACCGACATAAACATAGAAGGTCTACTCGACAAACTCTATGTAGAATTCATTCACTCACATCCATCATGATCTAGTCATTTTGTGATCTCATCAACCTATCATTGGTCTCAAGCAATCAAATGATCCAATAAAGTCCTCCTATGAGATGGATCAAAATTTCCTTAAGTCATCCCATCAGTTCCTCTCATTCTACTTAAGGCTTCCTACCAATCTGGTGCACTCCTTACCAACTTAGACACTTTAAAAT contains the following coding sequences:
- the LOC133792485 gene encoding uncharacterized protein LOC133792485, producing MVVQSRQKSNANLHCREVEFEVGDYVFLKVTPMRSVMRCGVKAQLGHGHNVFHVSMMSKYTPDPSDIIEYEAIPLQEDVTCEEQPIRILVRELKVLRNREIPIVKVLWQNHREDEATWESKSKMYEKYPHLFNFQLELVL